Proteins co-encoded in one Nicotiana sylvestris chromosome 7, ASM39365v2, whole genome shotgun sequence genomic window:
- the LOC104250034 gene encoding ultraviolet-B receptor UVR8, which yields MGDRLRSASMEDLPVHLILEILTSGRLGAIDLICLELTSRTFRGTHCLVPQKFKSLVDYAVFQLCWMHPFYASLHCDAQKELLGRCNDNWKRLLRFLQGLEQSSDTVATSAGNMQIRSGRYHTLLIKGSKVYSCGSSLSGVLGHGPETTQCVEFTRISFPLPVQVAQVSASHNHAAFVTGSGQVFTCGDNSAYCCGHIDTGRPIFRPRMVEALKNIRCKQVAVGLSFTMFLTRQGHVYTCGTNSLGQLGHGDTMDRPTPTCVELLASMGSVVQIAAGPSYALAVCDDGTLYSFGSGTNFCLGHGEQHNELQPRAIQSFSRQGIYVARVSAGAEHVVALDSTGYVYTWGKGYCGALGHGDEIDKTTPSLLTSLKSQLAVQVCASKRKTFVLVEDGSVYGFGWMGFGSLGFLDRGASDKVLRPRILESLRSHHISQISTGLYHTVVVTNRGRVFGFGDNERAQLGHDALRGCLKPTEIFMEKS from the exons ATGGGGGATCGTTTGAGGTCAGCATCAATGGAGGATTTGCCAGTACATTTGATTCTTGAAATATTGACGTCAGGTCGATTAGGTGCTATTGATTTAATATGTTTGGAGCTAACTTCAAGGACTTTTAGGGGAACCCACTGTTTGGTTCCTCAAAAGTTTAAGTCTTTGGTTGATTATGCTGTGTTTCAGCTTTGTTGGATGCATCCTTTTTATGCCTCTCTGCATTGTGATGCTCAGAAAGAGCTTCTCGGACGCTGTAATGACAATTGGAAGCGCCTTTTGAGGTTCTTGCAAGGGTTGGAACAGTCCTCTGATACGGTTGCAACCTCTGCAGGCAAT ATGCAAATTAGGAGTGGCAGGTATCACACATTGCTAATCAAAGGATCAAAAGTATACTCTTGTGGTTCCAGTTTATCCGGCGTGCTCGGTCATGGGCCTGAAACAACTCAGTGTGTGGAATTTACTCGAATTAGCTTTCCTCTTCCTGTACAAGTCGCCCAAGTTTCAGCTTCTCATAATCATGCTGCTTTTGTCACAGGGTCTGGACAG GTGTTCACATGTGGAGACAACTCTGCATACTGTTGTGGGCATATAGACACCGGACGCCCAATCTTCAGGCCTAGGATGGTTGAAGCATTGAAAAACATTCGTTGCAAGCAG GTTGCTGTAGGTCTCAGTTTTACCATGTTTCTCACAAGGCAAGGTCATGTTTACACATGTGGAACAAATTCACTTGGTCAACTTGGTCATGGTGACACAATGGATAGGCCAACACCGACATGTGTAGAATTACTGGCATCTATGGGTTCTGTAGTTCAGATTGCTGCTGGTCCTAGTTATGCACTTGCAGTTTGTGATGATGGGACACTCTACTCTTTTGGTTCGGGTACTAATTTCTGCCTTGGTCACGGAGAACAGCACAATGAACTTCAGCCACGTGCAATCCAGTCGTTTAGTAGGCAGGGCATTTATGTGGCTCGTGTTTCTGCTGGCGCTGAGCATGTTGTGGCACTGGATTCCACTGGATAT GTGTATACTTGGGGGAAAGGTTACTGTGGTGCATTGGGGCATGGAGATGAGATTGATAAGACGACTCCATCACTCTTGACCAGCCTTAAGAGCCAACTAGCTGTTCAG GTTTGTGCAAGTAAGAGGAAAACTTTTGTCCTGGTGGAGGACGGTTCTGTTTATGGCTTTGGTTGGATGGGTTTTGGTAGCCTCGGGTTCCTTGATAGAGGAGCATCAGATAAAGTTTTGAGGCCCCGGATCCTCGAGAGTTTGAGATCTCACCACATATCTCAAATTAGCACTGGCTTATACCACACTGTTGTTGTCACAAATCGTGGACGGGTTTTTGGATTTGGAGACAATGAAAGAGCCCAACTCGGGCATGATGCACTTAGGGGATGCCTTAAACCTACTGAAATCTTTATGGAAAAATCGTGA